In the Plectropomus leopardus isolate mb chromosome 5, YSFRI_Pleo_2.0, whole genome shotgun sequence genome, one interval contains:
- the rwdd2b gene encoding RWD domain-containing protein 2B: MSYLEWAESQLAEIELLTSMFPTQEELEITDQLALAELRGYVEGSASADSPPPSRPHFLIKQKLDTTHVFLSCAYPSEYPSVFPEITVRCASLSRAQQTQLHTDLNAYLMENCLGEVCVLSAVDWVKDNLQLFINKSLSAAAAPKRESSSSRPQEMFSRMWIYSHHIYNKTKRKNILEWSKELGLSGFSMPGKPGIVCVEGPHSACEDFWSRVKVLTWKKIMIRHREDIPLDRPGEDGRTVQSIDSLRKFTGFEETMFDPHGNRGNHMDLGQLYQFLNEKGCCDVFQMYFGIEGR; encoded by the exons ATGTCTTACTTGGAATGGGCAGAGTCTCAGCTTGCGGAGATAGAGCTGCTGACCAGCATGTTTCCcacccaggaggagctggagatcACAGACCAGCTGGCACTGGCGGAGCTCAGGGGCTATGTGGAGGGCTCAGCTTCAGCAGACAGCCCCCCTCCCTCCAGACCTCACTTTCTCATCAAACAGAAGCTGGACACT AcacatgtttttctctcttgtgcCTACCCATCCGAATATCCCAGTGTGTTTCCAGAGATAACAGTCCG GTGTGCCAGTCTCAGCAGGGCCCAGCAGACACAGCTCCACACAGATCTCAATGCATACCTCATGGAGAACTGCCTGGGGGAAGTTTGTGTGCTCTCTGCTGTGGACTGGGTGAAAGACAACCTGCAACTCTTCATTAATAAGAGCTTGTCAGCAGCAGCGGCTCCAAAGAGAGAGTCCTCCTCTTCTCGGCCACAGGAAATGTTCAGCCGAATGTGGATTTATAGTCAccacatttacaacaaaacaaaaaggaagaacATCTTGGAGTGGTCCAAGGAGCTGGGCCTGTCAGGATTTAGCATGCCGGGAAAGCCTGGTATTGTGTGCGTGGAAGGTCCTCATTCTGCCTGCGAGGACTTCTGGTCCAG AGTGAAGGTTCTGACATGGAAGAAGATCATGATTCGACATAGAGAGGATATTCCCCTTGATCGTCCGGGCGAGGACGGCAGAACTGTTCAAAGTATAGACTCCCTGCGCAAATTCACAGGCTTTGAAGAGACAATGTTTGACCCCCATGGGAACAGAGGTAATCACATGGACCTTGGGCAGCTCTACCAGTTCTTAAATGAGAAAGGCTGTTGTGACGTCTTTCAGATGTATTTTGGAATTGAAGGGAGGTAA